TAATCTTTTGCTCATTGCACGCCATGCTTCATCGAAATTACGCCCCATACGAATTTCTATAATGGTTCTACGCATTTCATCGTAAAGCGGCCCTTCACCATACTGAGACATGTCCCCCATGGCATTTTCGAAGCTGAGTCCTACCTGCAGCATGCTTGACAGCTGCCTTAAAAAATCAGGAGCTGTTTTTTCAATTTCCTGTGCCCTTCTCTCCTGCTGGACAACAACATATGTGAAAAGTCCCGGAATTGCAAAAAATGGTACGATCAATACTGAAACAGGCAAGCCGAAAAAGGTTATTGTTACTCCAAGAACAATTTCCGAAATCATGATAAAAATTATAAGTATTGCTAAAACTTTACTTGCTTCTGTAAAAATTGCCCCACTCAGCAAAAATTCCTGCAATTTAGATAAATACTTTTCAGATATAATATTGTCCAAAAATATAGCCAAATTAGTTATTAATTTTAATTTCATGAAATAATATTAGAACTAAAAGCATATAAAGTGTTGGTTGTATTTCAAAGCAATTTTAGAAAGTGAAAACAATAGTTATAAATCTATAAAATAATTAAATATTTGATTAAATTAACA
The sequence above is a segment of the uncultured Methanobrevibacter sp. genome. Coding sequences within it:
- a CDS encoding type II secretion system F family protein, whose amino-acid sequence is MKLKLITNLAIFLDNIISEKYLSKLQEFLLSGAIFTEASKVLAILIIFIMISEIVLGVTITFFGLPVSVLIVPFFAIPGLFTYVVVQQERRAQEIEKTAPDFLRQLSSMLQVGLSFENAMGDMSQYGEGPLYDEMRRTIIEIRMGRNFDEAWRAMSKRLKSRELERIFAIILDGRKSGSSISTVLSDVSDDLRDLMALKRERKSAVMMSVMFLIISAIIATPFAIGMVGVYSGFMQNYGMDSEIILTAPVAGEIYLIIHSLLVGFIISIIMYGDIKKGFKFSLPLLAASFGIFYIISTFGAEILMGGF